GTGCTGAAACAGTACCAACATATTCAGTTGCTGAAATTCAGGCAGGTTTTAAAGCTCACCCTGATTTATTGATCAGAACAGAGCAACTTACTGATAAAAAGAAAAAAACAGTATTGACAAGAGCAGAGTCTGAGACTCGCTTAAGTACTGCAAAATATGTAGTAGAAGGAGCAAACTTAACTAGAAATGAATACGGAAGTAAATTATTTGCTGATTTCTTCTTCTTCATTACAGGATTCCACGGATTCCACGTATTTTCTGGAGTAATCATTAACATCATTATTTTCTTTAATGTATTGTTAGGAACTTACGAGAAAAGAAGAAGCTATGAAATGGTAGAGAAAGTTGGTTTATACTGGCACTTTGTCGATTTAGTTTGGGTATTTGTATTTACAGTTTTCTACTTAGTTTAATTTTAGATTTTTATTATTATGTCACACGAACACGTATCAAATACAAAGAGAATCTGGTTTGTTTTTGCACTATTATCTGCAGTAACTACAGTAGAAGTAATTTTAGGTATTTTGAAGCCTGGAGTTTTAGAATTTAATCATTTTGTAGGTTTGAATTTATTGAACTGGATATTTTATATCTTAACAATATTCAAAGCATATTATATAGTATGGGCATTTATGCACATGGAAGGTGAAAAAAGCAGCCTTAGATGGTCAGTTGTTTCACCAGTTATTTTCCTAGTTTTATATTTATTGTTTATTCTTTTGACAGAAGGACATTATATTTATGGGGTTTTTAAAGATTCTACTATTAAATGGAATTTTTAACATGATATTAATTCGAAAAGAGGCTCCGTTTAACGGAGCTTTTTTTATTTTTGTACCTCAATAACTTCCGTTAATACAATGAAAAAAAATATAGTTCTCTTTGTACTTTTTGTTTTGCCAATTGTAGCCTATTTGTTTTTTGCTTCAGGTGTAAATAGTTTTACTAAACTTCCCACAATCACTCCTAAAATTGCCGACTTTGGTAATTGGAAATCTCTTAAAGGAGAAAAAGTTACTTTAAATAATAAAATTACGATTCTTGGTTTTTCTGGTTCTGAAATTTTAAAAAACAGAGGAAATTTTTTCAACTTAAACGAAAAAATTTATCAACGTTATAATGGTTTCAAAGACTTGCAATTTGTAGTTGTTTGTCCATTAGGAACGGAAAAAGATGCTCAAAAAATTGAAGAATCATTAGGCGCTTTTACAGATGTTTCAGGTTGGCATTTTATTTTTGCTTCACCAGATGAAATTAAAGCTTATTATGATCAATTGCATTTAAAAGGTAAACTAGATTCGAATCTTGGAACTTCAAATGTTTATATCGTAGATAAAGAACGTAATTTAAGAGGAAGAAAAGATAAAGACGAATACAAAGAAGGCTATAATACTTTTCATCCTTCTGAGTTGAGCAATGAAATGTTAGATGATTTCAAAATCATTCTATACGAATATCGTGCAGCTCTTAAAAAGAATCACAACGCAACAAAAGAACTTTAATCTTTATATCATGTTTAAAAATAAATCATATATCGGAATTTCGTTTATCGTTTTAATCTTTGGAATTTATGCTGTACCAAAAATTGTTGACAGAATAAAAAATGGAGAAGTGGTAAAAGGAAACCGTTTAGATAATGTGGGTTTGAAATCTTCAAAATCTGATAGTAAATTATTAACAATTGGTCCGGCTCCTAAATTTGAATTAACAAATCAGGATAATGCTAAAATTTCAAATGCAACGTACAAAGGAAAAGTATATGTTTTGGAATTTTTCTTCACGACTTGTCCATCAATTTGTCCAAAGATGAATTTAAGCATGTTAGAAATTGAGAAAACTTTTTTTGGTAATCCTAATTTCGGAATTGTTTCTATAACTATCGATCCAAAACATGATACGCCACAAGTTTTAAAAGATCATGCGAAACTTTTGGGAGTAAAATCTTCAAACTGGAATTTCCTTACGGGAGATAGAGAAACGATTATGAACTTGTCAAACAAAGGATTTAATTTGTATGCAGGCGAAAATGATAAAGTAAATGGAGGATTCGAACATTCAGGTTTGTTTGCTTTAATCGATAAAGATGGAAATATTCGTTGTAGAAAAGATGATTTCGGAAATCCAATTTTATATTACGACGGACTTGATAAAAAAGGCGTTAGAGAAATTCAGGAAGATATTAAAATACTATTAGAAGAATAAAAATGGAAGATAATTCATTAGAAAAAAAATATAGCAAGCTTATTATTGCCGTTTCAATTGTAATACCAACTTTGGTTGCGATATTATTTGCGGTAAAATTAAAAGATTTTGGTATCAATGTAGAGCCGCTTTCGTTTTTGCCTCCAATTTATGCTACTACAAATGGTATAACGGCAATTGTATTAGTTTGGGGTGTAATTGCTATTAAGAACGGAAAACGTAAATTACATGAACGCTTAATGACTTTTGCAATAGCATTATCGCTTGCATTTTTAGCTATGTATGTAGCGTATCATATGACGGCTGATTCAACTAAATTTGGAGATTTAAACCACGATGGAATTCTAGATTTGGCAGAAACTGCAAAAATTGGTGCACTTCGTTATATCTATTTCTTTATTTTAATAACCCATATTTTATTGTCTATTGCAATTATTCCGCTAGTATTAATTACTTACGTGAGAGCTCTTGCACAACGATTTGACAGACATAGAAAAATAGCTAAAATAACTTTCCCGCTTTGGTTATACGTTGCGGTAACAGGTGTTGTAGTTTACTTAATGATTGCTCCTTATTATGCTTAAGATGGAAAATAGATTAACGAATAAAGAATATAGAACACAGAATATAGAAAATAGAGTCAATAGATCTTCGTCAGTAAGATTTATATATATTATATTCTCTATTTTCTTTTCTCTTGCAGCAAACGCTCAATGCGCAATGTGTCGTGCTGCTCTTGCGGGAGATTCAAATGTAAAAAAAGCAGAAGCGGTAAATAATGGAATCGTTTATTTGATGGTGATTCCGTATTTACTTGTTGCGATAATTGGATATCTAATTTATAGAATGTACCAATCAAAAAAGAAAAAAGCAGAATAATTATTCTGCTTTTTTCTTTTTAAATAATAATCACAATATACTATTGTATTTTAAAATTAGATAAAATGAGTAATATGGTGATTAAGAATAGTTTTTATTGATATAAGTTCTTTTGACTTTACGACTTTTAAATTTTCGACTTACTTATTTCAATCCGTCAACGGAAACATTTACCGTTCCGTTTATTTTGATAAAAGCGATTATAGCTTGATTCGTCAACTGAATTTTATCAAACTGAATATCTTCCATTTTTCCATTTACAAATACACCAGGCATCGGAGAATAGTTTTTTAGATATGCAGCAATATTCTTTTTACCATCTTCTAAGTTGGGTTGTATTGAATAACGGCAGCTTTCTTCCATTTTTCTTAAGATATAACCTTGACCTAACCAGCTTGCAGTTCTCATTAGTCTGCTTTTTGTGTCCAAAACATAATCCAGTTTCTCGAAATAGATTTCTTTAGTTTTTGGATTGTATGACGGAAATCCGTTTAGATAAATAGTTCCGTTTATAGATCCTAAAATGTCTAGTGCAATAACCATTTTCCCGTCTTTGTGCCAAATCGCAACGTTTTTAACGGTTATTTTTTTGCTTCCTGAGGCAAATTCCTGGCCGGCAAAATTGTTAGTCATTATTTTTGAAGCATCCATATAAGTTGAAATCGCAGCAATATTAGCAGAAATTTGATTTGGAATTTTTGCCACAGGTTTCAATACAATTTTATTGGCACTAAATTTTGATTCGGGTTTCTTGCCAACAATAGTTTCCATGTTGCATTTCATTCCCATATCCAGTAAAAATTGATCATTTTTAAGTTTGGCATTGGTTGAATAAATTTCGATAGGAACGATTCTCAGCCAACTTTCATAAGTATCACTCATTTGAAAAGGAGTACATACTTTTTCTAAAGCAGATAAAACATTCGGTTTAAAATCCATTGATTTTTCAATCGCCTCATCTATGCTTTTTTCGATTTTTGATTTAAAGATTGAAACTGCCGGATTTATCAAATAGGTTATTGGCATACTTTTTCCAAAAACCTGCATCGTTGGACTTTCGTTCCAATTAAGAGATTTGAATTCCGTTTTAGTGTTTAGTTTCCAATTTGTCAGTGCAACTTCACTTGATAAAGTAATTACACCATTTAAGTTAAATTCTCTAGTGTCGTAAAGTTCAATTCCCAATTTTTTAGTTCCAATTCTGTATTTGATTGTCGCTTTTAACGGTAGAATTGTTTTGATTTTTTTATCCGGATTTGCCGGATCATTTTGAATTTTTATCGGAGCCTGTTTCCAGATTTTCATTTCGATATCATCATCTTCAATGTTGCTGTCATCATAGATTAATCCATTCAGCAAAGTGTTGGTTTGATTTTCAATATCACTAAGTTTTACTGTTATTGGCAGGTTGATAAGCGAAGGATTTGCATCGTAAACCAGTGGACTTGCATCGTCTGGTTCCGGTTTTAACGTTTCTAATTTTTGAGCTGTAGAACAGCTAACAAGTACGGCAAGTACTGTGGATAAAGAGAGAATTGAAAAAAACTTCATGTTTAAGATTTTTTTGAGTGATGCAAAATTAAGAAAACTATTAAATTATCTTAAAAAAGTGTAACAATTGATAACGAATAGAGTCTTATCTAAATAACAAAACGGAATTATTAACGTTTTCTTACCATATTTTACTTAATAAAAATGTTATTATTGTTTTAAAATTTAACAATATCATGATCGAAATCAAAGATTTACACAAGTCCTATAAAATGGGAAGTTCAAGCTTGCATGTGTTAAAAGGTATTAATTTTAATATTGCTGAAGGGGAATTAGTTGCGATTATGGGATCTTCGGGATCCGGTAAATCTACGCTTCTTAATATCTTAGGAATCCTTGATGAAGCCGATTCTGGTAATTATATTTTAGATAAAACCCCGATTAAAAACTTAAATGAAACAATCGCTTCAAGATATCGAAATAAGTTTTTGGGATTTGTATTTCAGTCATTCAATTTGATAAATTATAAAACAGCACTCGATAATGTTGCTATGCCATTGTATTATCAAGGTATAAAAAGAAAAGAACGTTATGAGATCGCAATGAAATATTTGGAGAAAGTTGGTTTGGGAACTCATTCTCACCATTTACCAAGTGAACTTTCCGGAGGACAAAAACAGCGTGTTGCAATTGCAAGAGCATTGGCGTCAAATCCAAAAGTTTTATTGGCAGATGAGCCAACAGGAGCTTTAGATACCAAAACTTCTTATGAAGTAATGGAGCTTATTCAAGGAATTAACGACGAAGGAAAAACTATTCTGATCGTTACACACGAGCCTGATATTGCCGCAATGTGCAAAAGAAATGTAGTCCTGAAAGATGGATTAATTATCGATGATAAAATGGTAGAACAAGTTAGAGCTTCATCTTATGTTTAATATTGAGCGTTGGCAGGAAATCTTTGAGGCAATCTCGAAAAATCGGTTAAGAACATTTCTTACCGGCGTTTCTGTGGCTTCGGGTATTTTTATCCTTGTGATTTTGCTGGGTGCTGGTAAAGGGCTTCAAAACGGAATTGAAAAACAATTTGAACGTGATGCCGCAGGGATTATTGAGGTTTGGTCCGGAACTACGACCAAAGAATATAAAGGGTTGAATCCCGGAAGACAAATTCAGTACAGAGATGCTGATTACAACCAATCTGTGCAGAAATTTGATGATAAGTTAGATATGAGAGCTTCAACTTATAATTATTGGGGAGCTCCATTTTCGTACGGAAAAGAATCGGGAAGTTATCAATATAGAGGAGTTACTCCGGACTATGGAAGAGTTGAAAATTTAACGATAGTCCAAGGTCGATATGTAAATGATAATGACATAGCCAATAATGAAAAAGTGGCTTGTATTGGGATGAAGGTTAAAACGGATCTTTTTAAAGATAAAGATGCTCTTGGGAAAGAAATCATAATTAATGGTATCAATTTTAAAGTAATTGGAGTTTTTACAGATCCGGGAGGAGAAAGAGAAGAAACAAGAGCTTATTTGCCTTTAACAACTGTACAAAGAGCTTTTGGTAATGGAGATAAAATCAGCAATTTGTTTTTTACGATGAAAAAAACAGATAATTATGATGAAGCTCTGGCGCAATCTGAAAAATTTACACAAGATTTGAAAGATTTGCTTAAAAGCCGAAATATGGTTGCTCCTGATGATGATGGTGGCGTTGGAGTTTATAATTCAGTTAAAGATGCTAAGCAATTTTATGATTTGAACTTATATATCAGACTATTCTTTTGGTGGGTTGGTATTTGTACTATTATTGCCGGTGTTGTTGGTGTGAGTAATATCATGCTTATTATTGTAAAAGAAAGAACTAAAGAAATTGGAATCAGAAAAGCTTTGGGGGCATCTCCGTTTTCAATTATTTCAATGATACTTCATGAGTCTATTTTTATTACCACAATCGCTGGTTTTGTAGGATTGCTTGCGAGTTTATTGTTGTTGGAATTTGTTGGTCCGATGGTGCAGAGTGAATATTTTCAAAATCCTCAGGTAGATTTCAATGTGGCCTTAACGACACTTGCTTTACTTGTATTTGCGGGCGCAATGGCAGGATTTTTTCCAGCATACAGAGCGGCTAAAATTAAACCTATTGTAGCACTTAGAGACGAATAATTATGTTTAAAAAAGATAATTGGGACGAAATTTTACAGGCTTTAACAGCCAATGTTTTCAGGACAGTTCTAACTGCTTTTGGGGTATTTTGGGGTATATTTATTTTAGTAATATTACTTGCTGCAGGAAAAGGTCTTGAAAATGGTGTAAAAAGAGGTTTTGACGGAATAGCGACCAATACAATGTTTATGTGGAGCCAAACGACATCAAAAGCTTATAAAGGATTGCCTAAAACGCGTCGTTATGATTTTAGAAATAGTGATGTAGCAGCTTTGAGAGCAGCTTTGCCGGATTTATTATATGTTTCGCCAAGAAATCAATTAGGAGATTTTAACGGAACTAATAATGTGGTTCGTGGTACTAAAACTTCTTCTTTTACCATTTATGGAGATTATCCGGAACTGATCAAACAGCAGCCAATGGATATTATAAAAGGACGTTTTATAAACCAACAAGATATTAATGAGAGAAGAAAAGTTGCTGTAATTGGAAAAGGAGTTATTAGCGAACTTTATGGAAAAGAAGAGGAATCTATTGGAACTTATGTAAAAGTAAACGGGATTAATTTTATGGTGGTTGGAGTTTACAACTCTAAACAACAAGGAGGAAATGCAGAACAAGAACAGAAAAATATTTTTGTTCCGTTTACTACTTTCCAACAAGCCTTTAATTATGGTGATAAAGTTGGGTGGATGGCGCTTACCGCGAAAGATGAAACTTCGATTACGGCCTTAAAACCGAAAATTTTAGAGTTGATTAAATCGTTACATTCTATTAATCCTGCAGATGATCGTGCAGTTGGGAATTTCGATTTATATGAGCAATTTAATAAAGTACAAAGTTTGTTTACGATTTTAACAATCATCGCATACTTTGTTGGGTCATTAGTTTTAATTTCGGGAGTAATTGGTATTTCAAATATCATGCTTATTGTAGTTAAAGAGCGTACAAAAGAAATTGGAATTCGAAGAGCTTTAGGAGCAACTCCGGCTGCTATTCGAGGACAAATTTTATCTGAATCTATCTTTTTAACTATTATTTCGGGAATGTTGGGTATTGCCGTCGCCACCGGAATTATTGCTCTTTTGAATTTGGCATTGTCTTCGATGCCACCAGACAGTAATACTATGTTTGCAAATCCAAGTGTCGACTTAAGAGTTGTATTTGTAGCTTTATTAATATTAGTAGGATCTGGTTTGCTGGCAGGATTTATTCCGGCTCAAACCGCAATTAATGTAAAGCCGGTAGACGCTTTACGATCAGAATAAATTATCAATCAAAAATAATCGATTAAACCAAAAACAAAATGAAAAAAGGAGTAACTGTAACCATTTTAATTTTTATTGCTTTAGTTTTTTTTGGCGCACTTTACTATTTGTATGCTAAAAATCAAGAGTCGCCAATTGTCTTTAAAACGGAGAAAGCAGAAATTAAAACGATCGTAAAAAATACAATCGCAACAGGTAATATTCAACCGGATGAAGAGGTCCTAATCAAACCAAATATCTCTGGAATTATTGAAGAAGTGTATATCAAAGCCGGTCAAAAAATTAAGGCAGGAGATATGATTGCGAAGATTAGAGTTGTAGCAAACGTTTCTAATGTGAGTTCTACTCAAAACCAAGTGCAAACGGCTAAGATTGCTTTAGACAATCAGGAAAAAATCTACAAAAGACAAAAAACTTTGTTTGAAAAAGAAGTTATTTCTGCCAATGATTTTGATGCGGCACAATTAGCTTACACGCAAGCAAAACAAAACTATCTTGCTGCAAGACAAAGTTTAGATATCGTAAAAACAGGAACAACAACATCATTAGGAAGTTATGCAAATACCCTAATTCGTTCAACTGTAAACGGAATGGTTTTGGCCGTTCCTGTAAAAGTTGGAAATCAGGTTATTGAAAGTAATAACTTTAACGAAGGAACTACAATTGCAAGTGTTGCAGATGTTGGAAGAATGATTTTTATTGGAAAAATTGATGAATCTGAAGTTGGAAAAATAAAAGTTCAAATGCCAATTGAGATTACAATTGGAGCAATTGAAAACAAGAAATTTGAAGCTCGTTTGACAGATATTGCGCCAAAAGGTGTAGTAGAAAATGGTGCAATTCAATTTGAAATTAAAGCTTCTTTAGAAAATAGAGATGCTACTTTTATCAGAGCTGGATTAAGTGCAAATGCTTCAATTATATTAGAAAAAGCAGATAAAGTTTTGGCTATCAAAGAATCTTTGGTTCAGTTTGATAAGAAAACCCAAAAACCATATGTTGAAATCGAAACAGTTCCTCAAAAGTTTGAAAGAAAGGATCTTGTATTAGGAGTTAGCGATGGAATTTATGTTCAGGTTAAAAGCGGTATCAAAAACACGGATAAAATTAAAATCTGGAATCAGGGTTTAATTAATGAAGGTGAAAAAAAATAATCTGAAATTGTAAGGTTTTTTTGGTTTTAAAAAATGTTAAATTTGCGTAGTCACTTACTATGCTTTGATTCAAAATATATGAAAATAAATAAATATAATAGTCTTGTTTTTGCAATGTTATTCGGGTTCGGACTTTCGGGCCATGCACAATCAAAACAATGGACTTTAGAAGAATGCGTGCGTTATGCATTGGATAATAATATCACAATAAAGTTATCAGAGTTAGATGTAAAAAATGCTGATATTGATAAAAAAGATGCTTTTGGTAAATATCTTCCGTCAGTAAACGGTAATGCTTCACACTCCTGGAATATTGGTTTGAACCAGGATGTAACAACAGGGGTTTTGCGTAATCAGACTACTCAGTATTCTTCTGTTGGTGTAAGTGCAGGAGTAGATATTTATAAAGGTTTACAAAACCAAAATACATATCGAAGATCAAAACTTTCTATTATTGCGTCACAATATCAATTGCTGAAAATGCAGGAAGATATTTCGTTGAATGTTGCTAATGCTTTTCTTCAGATTTTATCTTATAAAGAAGAATTGAAAGTAAAAAAAGAGCAATTAACGATTGATGAAAAACGTTTAGCGCGTTCTGAAGAAATGGTAAATGCCGGAACAATTCCAAGAGGAGATTTGTATGATCTAAAAGCTACTATCGCAACAGATCAACAAGGAATTACGGTTTCAGAGAATAACTTATTGATTTCAAAATTAAGTTTAGCACAGCTTTTACAACTAAAAGAATTTGCTGATTTTGATGTAGTTGATGATACAAATGCCAAAGACGAAAATAATATCATGGCGCAAAGTCCAATTGATATTTATAATAAAGCAAAAGAAACAAGAACTGAATTAAAACTGGCACAAACTAATCTTGAGATTGCAGAGAAAAATGTTGCAATTGCAAAAGGAGCTTATAAGCCTACTTTAAGTGCTTTTTATAATTTTAATACAAGAGCAAGTTACTCTGATGTTGTAAAAGGAGCGGTTCCAAATACTGCCAATCCAACATCTCAGATTGGTTTTGTTGAAGGAACTAATCAGGCAGTATTACAAAATAATTTTACTCCTGTCTTAGGAGGTCCGGCGCCAATATTTGATCAATTTAGTGATAATAAAGGGCAATCGTTTGGATTCCAGCTTTCTGTTCCAATTTTTAATGGTTTCGCTGTTAGAAATAATGTCGAGCGTAATAAAGTAAGTTTAGAGAAATCTAAAATAGATTTAGAACAAAAAAGTTTAGATTTGCAACGTAATGTTTATACTGCTTTTACAAATGCAAAAGGAGCTTTAAATACATTTGAATCTTCAACAGTAACATTAGAAGCAAGACAACAAGCTTATAATTATGCTAAAGAAAAGTATGATGTAGGTTTGATGAATTCTTTTGATTTTACGCAGGCTCAAACATTATTGACGAATGCACAATCTGATGTTATCAGAACAAAATACGATTATATATTTAAAATAAAGATACTTGAATTCTATTTTGGAATTCCAATTGTCCCGATTATCAAAAAATAGTTATATGAAAAAAAAGACGGTTTATTTCTTAGTAGGCGGAGCGCTGATTGTTATTTTTGCTTTAGTTGGACTTTCGAAATCGGGAGTAATAGGAAATAAGGATGAAGGTAAAGAAGTTGAAGTTTCAAAAGTAATGGCTTCCACGATTGTCGAAACAGTTTCGGCAACAGGAAAAATTCAGCCGGAAATTGAGGTGAAGCTTTCTTCAATGGTTTCGGGTGAGATTATCGCATTAAACGTAAAAGAAGGTCAGGTTGTAAAAAAAGGGGATTTATTAGTTAAGATAAACCCTGATTTATATACTTCAGGATTAGAAAGATCTGTGGCAAATTTATCCGGTACAAAAGCGGGTTTGACACAATCTGAAGCAAGTTATAGAGAAGCTAAAGCCAGTTATGAGCGTAATAAAACGCTATATGACAAAGGTGTAATTTCAAAATCTGATTGGGATAAATCTGTTTCTACTTATGAAGTAGCAAAAGCGACCAAACAAAGTTCCTATTATAATGTTCAAAGTGCATCAGCATCTGTAACAGAAGCCAAAGATAACCTTGGACGTACTTTAATTTATGCTCCTGCCGATGGAACAATTTCAGTATTGAATGTTGAGTTAGGCGAGCGTGTTTTAGGAACACAACAAATGGCCGGAACAGAGCTTTTGAGAGTGGCAAACCTAAACAACATGGAAGTTGAAGTTGATGTCAACGAAAATGATATTGTTAAAGTAAAAATTGGAGATGAAGCTAATGTTGAAGTAGATGCTTATTTGAAAAAGAAATTTAAAGGTACTGTAACTAGTATTTCTAATTCGGCAAGTACAGCTTTGACATCAGATCAGGTAACTAATTTTAAGGTTAAAGTGCGTATTTTAAAAGAATCATACCAAGATCTATTAGAAGGTCAGCCAAGTACATATTCACCTTTCAGACCGGGAATGACAGCTACAGTTGATATTATTACAAGAACTAAGAACAATGTTTTGGCAGTGCCAATTAGTTCTGTTGTTGTAAAATCTGATACGACTGCGGTAAAAGATTTTAAAGTTGAAGATCCAAGTGAAGACAAAAAAGCAGCTCCAAAAAGTGATAAGAAATTTGAATGCGTTTTTGTAAAAGTTGGAGATAAAGCTAAAATCAGAATCATTAAAACCGGTATTCAGGACGATACAAATATCGAAGTAATGTCAGGTTTAAAATCAGGTGATGTTGTAATTACCGGACCATATACTACGGTTTCTAAAGATTTGAATTCTGGTGATAAAGTGAAGCTTAAAAAAGCAGATACAGCTAAGAAATAATTTGAAATTTTAGTATTTATGATTTCATTATGTGGAAGTCCGCCAGCTGGTTTTTTTGAATCCATCGGGATTGGATTAATTTTAGCAATCGTGTTTCTGTTTTTTACTCATTATAAAGCATATAAAACGGAGTATTATAATGAAGAATATGTTTATTTTTCCAGTGGAAAAAAAGCTTTAATTTACTTAGGTTTTTTAGCAATAAATTTATGCATTGTTCCTTTGTTGATTATAGTATGTGTTTTTCTTTATACAGGAATCTCTAAGTAATTTTTTTAAATAATTAAATATAAATACATTGTCTTTTATTCTCAATATCGAAACGGCTACGAAAAATTGTTCAGTATCTATTGCTAAAAACGGTGAAACCATTATTTGCAGGGAAATTGCCGAAGAAGGCTATTCGCATGCCGAAAAACTTCATGTTTTTATTGAAGATGTAATAGAAGCCTCTGGAATAAGTGTTCAGGATTTAACAGCAATTGCAGTTAGTCAGGGTCCCGGATCTTATACAGGATTAAGAATTGGAGTTTCGGCAGCAAAAGGATTATGTTTTGCATTAAATCTTCCGTTGATTGCAGTTGATACATTACAAACTTTAGCTTCTCAGGCCAAAGTTTCTGATGGAAAAATAATTCCAATGCTGGACGCAAGAAGAATGGAAGTTTACAGTGAAGTTTTTACGGCAAATCTGGAAGTTGAAAGAGCAATTCAGGCAGAAGTTATTACAGAAGAATCTTTTGCAGAATATACTGATTTAGTTTATTTCGTTGGCGATTGTGCAGATAAGTGTAAACCCGTTTTAACGAAAGAGAACTTTGTTTTTCTGGAAGATATAAAATACCCTTCGGCTTCAGCAATGAGTAAAATCAGTTATGATAAGTATCAAAAAAGCGACACTGTAGATGTCGCTTATTTTGAACCGTATTATTTAAAAGATTTTATGATGACATTGCCATCTAAAAAACAATAAATCAATTTTATTTTTGAAGAGTAAAAGGTTGGATTTTAATTCCAGCCTCGTCAAGTGCAGCTTTGCAATTTTCTAAAGTCTCTGAAAAAACAGAACCATAATTTGCGTTTTTTGCCCAGGGACGAACTGCAAATTCAACAGAACTAGCCGTTAAGTTTTTTACGAAAACCTCTGGAGCCGGCTTTTTAAGTACTTTAGGATTTGAGTTTAAAACATTCAAAAGAACTTCTTTTGCTTTTTTGATATCAGAATCATAAGAAACCGCAAAAGTCAAATCTGCTCTTCTTTCTCCCTGCATTGAATAGTTAATAATCGTTCCGTTTGATAATGCACCATTTGGCACAAAAACAGTTTGATTATTGGCGGTAAGCATTTTGGTAACAAAAATTTGAATTTCTAATACTGTTGCAATCACACCTTGTGATTCGATAGTATCGCCAACTTTAAAAGGTTTGAAAACGATAATTAACATTCCTCCTGCAAAGTTAGAAAGCGAACCTTGCAAAGACAAACCAACTGCAAGTCCCATTGCTCCTAAAATGGCAACAAATGAAGAAGTCTCGATTCCAAGTTTTGAAATAAATGTGACAAACAATAAAATTCGAAGTGCCCATATTAAAATATCCGAAAGGAATTTGGTTAATGTGGGATCTAAATTTCTTTGAATCATTACTTTGGTAATGATTTTATTGATCAATCTGATGGCATAAATACCAACAAATAAAATTAGTAATGCCGAAATTAATTTAGGCGAATAATCAACTAATACGTCAATGAATTTTGTGGCGTAATTGCTAAGTTGTTCTGGACTCATCATGTTTTATAGAATAAAAAAACCTTC
This genomic window from Flavobacterium sp. 9 contains:
- a CDS encoding ABC transporter permease, with amino-acid sequence MFKKDNWDEILQALTANVFRTVLTAFGVFWGIFILVILLAAGKGLENGVKRGFDGIATNTMFMWSQTTSKAYKGLPKTRRYDFRNSDVAALRAALPDLLYVSPRNQLGDFNGTNNVVRGTKTSSFTIYGDYPELIKQQPMDIIKGRFINQQDINERRKVAVIGKGVISELYGKEEESIGTYVKVNGINFMVVGVYNSKQQGGNAEQEQKNIFVPFTTFQQAFNYGDKVGWMALTAKDETSITALKPKILELIKSLHSINPADDRAVGNFDLYEQFNKVQSLFTILTIIAYFVGSLVLISGVIGISNIMLIVVKERTKEIGIRRALGATPAAIRGQILSESIFLTIISGMLGIAVATGIIALLNLALSSMPPDSNTMFANPSVDLRVVFVALLILVGSGLLAGFIPAQTAINVKPVDALRSE
- a CDS encoding efflux RND transporter periplasmic adaptor subunit; amino-acid sequence: MKKGVTVTILIFIALVFFGALYYLYAKNQESPIVFKTEKAEIKTIVKNTIATGNIQPDEEVLIKPNISGIIEEVYIKAGQKIKAGDMIAKIRVVANVSNVSSTQNQVQTAKIALDNQEKIYKRQKTLFEKEVISANDFDAAQLAYTQAKQNYLAARQSLDIVKTGTTTSLGSYANTLIRSTVNGMVLAVPVKVGNQVIESNNFNEGTTIASVADVGRMIFIGKIDESEVGKIKVQMPIEITIGAIENKKFEARLTDIAPKGVVENGAIQFEIKASLENRDATFIRAGLSANASIILEKADKVLAIKESLVQFDKKTQKPYVEIETVPQKFERKDLVLGVSDGIYVQVKSGIKNTDKIKIWNQGLINEGEKK
- a CDS encoding TolC family protein; the encoded protein is MKINKYNSLVFAMLFGFGLSGHAQSKQWTLEECVRYALDNNITIKLSELDVKNADIDKKDAFGKYLPSVNGNASHSWNIGLNQDVTTGVLRNQTTQYSSVGVSAGVDIYKGLQNQNTYRRSKLSIIASQYQLLKMQEDISLNVANAFLQILSYKEELKVKKEQLTIDEKRLARSEEMVNAGTIPRGDLYDLKATIATDQQGITVSENNLLISKLSLAQLLQLKEFADFDVVDDTNAKDENNIMAQSPIDIYNKAKETRTELKLAQTNLEIAEKNVAIAKGAYKPTLSAFYNFNTRASYSDVVKGAVPNTANPTSQIGFVEGTNQAVLQNNFTPVLGGPAPIFDQFSDNKGQSFGFQLSVPIFNGFAVRNNVERNKVSLEKSKIDLEQKSLDLQRNVYTAFTNAKGALNTFESSTVTLEARQQAYNYAKEKYDVGLMNSFDFTQAQTLLTNAQSDVIRTKYDYIFKIKILEFYFGIPIVPIIKK
- a CDS encoding efflux RND transporter periplasmic adaptor subunit, whose product is MKKKTVYFLVGGALIVIFALVGLSKSGVIGNKDEGKEVEVSKVMASTIVETVSATGKIQPEIEVKLSSMVSGEIIALNVKEGQVVKKGDLLVKINPDLYTSGLERSVANLSGTKAGLTQSEASYREAKASYERNKTLYDKGVISKSDWDKSVSTYEVAKATKQSSYYNVQSASASVTEAKDNLGRTLIYAPADGTISVLNVELGERVLGTQQMAGTELLRVANLNNMEVEVDVNENDIVKVKIGDEANVEVDAYLKKKFKGTVTSISNSASTALTSDQVTNFKVKVRILKESYQDLLEGQPSTYSPFRPGMTATVDIITRTKNNVLAVPISSVVVKSDTTAVKDFKVEDPSEDKKAAPKSDKKFECVFVKVGDKAKIRIIKTGIQDDTNIEVMSGLKSGDVVITGPYTTVSKDLNSGDKVKLKKADTAKK
- the tsaB gene encoding tRNA (adenosine(37)-N6)-threonylcarbamoyltransferase complex dimerization subunit type 1 TsaB — encoded protein: MSFILNIETATKNCSVSIAKNGETIICREIAEEGYSHAEKLHVFIEDVIEASGISVQDLTAIAVSQGPGSYTGLRIGVSAAKGLCFALNLPLIAVDTLQTLASQAKVSDGKIIPMLDARRMEVYSEVFTANLEVERAIQAEVITEESFAEYTDLVYFVGDCADKCKPVLTKENFVFLEDIKYPSASAMSKISYDKYQKSDTVDVAYFEPYYLKDFMMTLPSKKQ